Below is a genomic region from Gloeocapsa sp. DLM2.Bin57.
GTCTTGATTATACGATAAACTGGTTATTTATTCGGATATTTTTAGATTAAGTTTTGCTCCCTCTTACTGTATAGTCAAAACTAGCGATTAAAGCCACTAAAAACCACCACAGGGTATTAACTTGAGGACGATACCAAATCACGTCTGCTATTCCCTGTATCAGCAAACCTGCTAAACCTGACATTGCACTGATTAACCAAAATCCCTCTACATTATCTGCTTTAATTAGTCTTTGTAGATTACTTATCCCTCGGTAAAAAGTTATTCCTACTAAAGCTAAAAAGCAACTGATACCAATTAAACCCATTTCTACAGTCATTTCTAGATAGATAGAATAAGCTCCCAATGAGGTAAAATTAGGACGCATATACAAGGGGTAAATCTGCTGAAAAGCTTGGTTTCCCGGACCTATACCAATAATCGGATAGTCTCTAATCATCTCCAAGACTGCATCCCAAACATTGAGACGAAAGTTGTTACTACTATCAGCTCTACCAACAAATATACTTAAAATCCTTAGACGTAAGGTTTCTACTCGGAAAAAAGCGATCACTCCGATAACGGCGATCGCTCCTATCACTAAAGGTATTAACCAATAACGCCAAAATTTGGGCAGATATCGATAATAACGATAGTATAACAAAAAACTAAATGTTCCTAGTAATCCAACCAAAGCTAACCACCCACCACGACTATCGGTAAAGTAAAGACAAGCAGAGTTAACTAGGAGAATTGTTACAGCGAGACTTTTTCTTAACCATCCTCTCCAAATAAAAATTGCTCCTAAACTAAGAGCGATCGCCCCTAGTAAATATCCCGCTAACAGGTTGGGATTCTCTAGATAACTATATACTCTGGTTTTATTAGCTAA
It encodes:
- the ictB gene encoding putative bicarbonate transporter, IctB family, whose translation is MNSYGSNWRNYSLIGSLIGSLATWGESSWLLRRSQLLGAILIALLLSLAPFVSTSTLGIILLGIGCLWLLLTLTEEQKFSSGWIDKLVLLYWAIATVATAFSPVKSAAIDGWIKLTLYLMFFALCGRVLRSPHLRSWLITLLLHISVIVSVYGVRQKIFGAPQLATWNDPTSPLANKTRVYSYLENPNLLAGYLLGAIALSLGAIFIWRGWLRKSLAVTILLVNSACLYFTDSRGGWLALVGLLGTFSFLLYYRYYRYLPKFWRYWLIPLVIGAIAVIGVIAFFRVETLRLRILSIFVGRADSSNNFRLNVWDAVLEMIRDYPIIGIGPGNQAFQQIYPLYMRPNFTSLGAYSIYLEMTVEMGLIGISCFLALVGITFYRGISNLQRLIKADNVEGFWLISAMSGLAGLLIQGIADVIWYRPQVNTLWWFLVALIASFDYTVRGSKT